One window of Pyrus communis chromosome 12, drPyrComm1.1, whole genome shotgun sequence genomic DNA carries:
- the LOC137710354 gene encoding serine/threonine-protein kinase WNK8-like isoform X3: MDSCSGFVGGNSGCDDGGVVEKDPTGQYLRYDELLGRGAFKIAYKAFDEEEGIEVAWCQVNIKEVLQSPEQLERLYSEVYLLKSLKHQNIVKFHNSWVDDKNRTINIITELFTSGTLRYRKKHKNVDMKAIKNWARQILRGLHYLHSHNPPIIHRDLKCDNIFVNGNTGEIKIGDLGLAIVMQQPTAHSVIGTPEFMAPELYDEEYNELVDIYSFGMCMLEMVTCEYPYSECKNPAQIYKKVTSGVKPASLNKVDNPQVKEFIEKCLVPASMRLSAVELLKDPFLAPDNLKEPNCVILQSEKMVNLPHPEARPMDIDTNYQKCPVGSCGRSPNENSNPSVLELQSLTENNEFRLRATKNADNTVSLTLRIADTCGRVRNIHFEFYLESDTSISIAGEMVEQLDLSHEDVSVIAELIDNLIMKLVPGWKPSSEGSSCGTNSSCGDQPARQNVVSHFAHAEDRHNQASMILDTSATSAEYGVPTASGASNVKVMESAKYSSDECCKASDGYGSGPDCMVQGAAREKSCEADSGDSVVMNEVRPDMSSICSLSELSLANKDRYNEQKGELVAIDRQYHRCLLELLRLREEEIQSAKKRWIAKKKIAVN; encoded by the exons ATGGATTCCTGTAGTGGTTTTGTTGGTGGGAATTCTGGTTGCGACGATGGTGGCGTTGTAGAGAAAGATCCGACTGGGCAATACTTGCGG TATGACGAATTACTGGGGAGGGGAGCATTCAAGATTGC ATACAAGGCATTCGATGAGGAAGAAGGAATAGAAGTAGCCTGGTGCCAAGTGAATATCAAGGAGGTGTTGCAGTCTCCGGAACAACTGGAGAGATTGTATTCCGAGGTTTATCTGCTGAAGTcgttaaaacatcaaaacattgtGAAGTTCCATAACTCTTGGGTGGATGATAAGAACAGGACCATCAACATAATAACAGAGCTGTTCACTTCTGGGACTTTGAG GTATCGAAAGAAGCATAAGAATGTCGATATGAAGGCCATTAAGAACTGGGCAAGGCAGATTCTTCGAGGATTGCACTATCTGCATTCTCACAATCCTCCAATTATTCATAGAGATTTGAAATGTGACAACATTTTTGTCAATGGAAATACTGGAGAAATTAAAATCGGAGATCTTGGATTGGCAATAGTCATGCAGCAGCCTACTGCTCATAGTGTTATTGGCACCCCTGAATTCATGGCTCCAGAGCTTTATGACGAGGAATACAATGAATTAGTCGACATCTATTCTTTTGGCATGTGCATGTTAGAAATGGTTACTTGTGAATACCCTTATAGTGAATGTAAAAATCCGGCACAAATTTATAAGAAGGTTACCTCT GGTGTAAAGCCCGCTTCACTCAATAAAGTGGACAATCCTCAAGTCAAGGAGTTCATAGAGAAGTGTCTAGTTCCAGCATCTATGAGATTGAGTGCGGTGGAACTCTTGAAAGATCCATTCCTTGCACCTGACAATTTGAAGGAGCCGAATTGTGTTATTTTACAGTCAGAAAAGATGGTGAACTTGCCACACCCCGAAGCTCGTCCTATGGACATAGATACTAACTACCAGAAGTGCCCTGTTGGATCTTGTGGAAGAAGTCCCAATGAAAATTCTAACCCTTCAGTTCTGGAGTTACAGAGTTTAACTGAGAATAATGAGTTCAGGTTAAGAGCAACCAAAAATGCTGATAACACCGTCTCATTAACTTTGCGCATTGCTGATACATGTG GTCGTGTGAGGAATATCCATTTTGAGTTCTATCTGGAGTCTGATACCTCAATTTCAATTGCTGGGGAGATGGTTGAGCAACTTGATCTTTCGCATGAAGATGTCTCTGTCATAGCGGAGTTAATTGATAACTTGATCATGAAGCTAGTACCTGGCTGGAAACCTTCATCAGAAGGTTCATCATGTGGAACAAATAGTTCGTGTGGGGATCAGCCTGCACGGCAAAATGTTGTCTCACATTTTGCACATGCGGAGGACCGACATAACCAAGCATCAATGATTTTAGATACTTCGGCTACCTCAGCTGAGTATGGTGTCCCTACTGCCTCAGGTGCCAGTAATGTCAAAGTTATGGAGTCGGCTAAATACAGTTCTGATGAATGCTGTAAAGCTTCAGATGGTTACGGTTCCGGTCCTGATTGTATGGTTCAGGGTGCGGCCAGGGAGAAGAGTTGCGAAGCTGATTCTGGTGATTCAGTTGTGATGAATGAGGTACGCCCCGACATGTCAAGCATTTGTTCCTTATCTGAGCTGTCTCTAGCAAATAAAGATCGATACAATGAGCAAAAGGGGGAGCTTGTTGCTATTGATAGGCAGTACCATCGATGCCTTCTCGAGCTCTTGAGGTTGAGGGAGGAAGAAATTCAGAGTGCAAAGAAGAGGTGGATAGCGAAAAAGAAAATAGCTGTTAATTGA
- the LOC137710354 gene encoding serine/threonine-protein kinase WNK8-like isoform X2, with amino-acid sequence MDSCSGFVGGNSGCDDGGVVEKDPTGQYLRYDELLGRGAFKIAYKAFDEEEGIEVAWCQVNIKEVLQSPEQLERLYSEVYLLKSLKHQNIVKFHNSWVDDKNRTINIITELFTSGTLRQYRKKHKNVDMKAIKNWARQILRGLHYLHSHNPPIIHRDLKCDNIFVNGNTGEIKIGDLGLAIVMQQPTAHSVIGTPEFMAPELYDEEYNELVDIYSFGMCMLEMVTCEYPYSECKNPAQIYKKVTSGVKPASLNKVDNPQVKEFIEKCLVPASMRLSAVELLKDPFLAPDNLKEPNCVILQSEKMVNLPHPEARPMDIDTNYQKCPVGSCGRSPNENSNPSVLELQSLTENNEFRLRATKNADNTVSLTLRIADTCGRVRNIHFEFYLESDTSISIAGEMVEQLDLSHEDVSVIAELIDNLIMKLVPGWKPSSEGSSCGTNSSCGDQPARQNVVSHFAHAEDRHNQASMILDTSATSAEYGVPTASGASNVKVMESAKYSSDECCKASDGYGSGPDCMVQGAAREKSCEADSGDSVVMNEVRPDMSSICSLSELSLANKDRYNEQKGELVAIDRQYHRCLLELLRLREEEIQSAKKRWIAKKKIAVN; translated from the exons ATGGATTCCTGTAGTGGTTTTGTTGGTGGGAATTCTGGTTGCGACGATGGTGGCGTTGTAGAGAAAGATCCGACTGGGCAATACTTGCGG TATGACGAATTACTGGGGAGGGGAGCATTCAAGATTGC ATACAAGGCATTCGATGAGGAAGAAGGAATAGAAGTAGCCTGGTGCCAAGTGAATATCAAGGAGGTGTTGCAGTCTCCGGAACAACTGGAGAGATTGTATTCCGAGGTTTATCTGCTGAAGTcgttaaaacatcaaaacattgtGAAGTTCCATAACTCTTGGGTGGATGATAAGAACAGGACCATCAACATAATAACAGAGCTGTTCACTTCTGGGACTTTGAGGCA GTATCGAAAGAAGCATAAGAATGTCGATATGAAGGCCATTAAGAACTGGGCAAGGCAGATTCTTCGAGGATTGCACTATCTGCATTCTCACAATCCTCCAATTATTCATAGAGATTTGAAATGTGACAACATTTTTGTCAATGGAAATACTGGAGAAATTAAAATCGGAGATCTTGGATTGGCAATAGTCATGCAGCAGCCTACTGCTCATAGTGTTATTGGCACCCCTGAATTCATGGCTCCAGAGCTTTATGACGAGGAATACAATGAATTAGTCGACATCTATTCTTTTGGCATGTGCATGTTAGAAATGGTTACTTGTGAATACCCTTATAGTGAATGTAAAAATCCGGCACAAATTTATAAGAAGGTTACCTCT GGTGTAAAGCCCGCTTCACTCAATAAAGTGGACAATCCTCAAGTCAAGGAGTTCATAGAGAAGTGTCTAGTTCCAGCATCTATGAGATTGAGTGCGGTGGAACTCTTGAAAGATCCATTCCTTGCACCTGACAATTTGAAGGAGCCGAATTGTGTTATTTTACAGTCAGAAAAGATGGTGAACTTGCCACACCCCGAAGCTCGTCCTATGGACATAGATACTAACTACCAGAAGTGCCCTGTTGGATCTTGTGGAAGAAGTCCCAATGAAAATTCTAACCCTTCAGTTCTGGAGTTACAGAGTTTAACTGAGAATAATGAGTTCAGGTTAAGAGCAACCAAAAATGCTGATAACACCGTCTCATTAACTTTGCGCATTGCTGATACATGTG GTCGTGTGAGGAATATCCATTTTGAGTTCTATCTGGAGTCTGATACCTCAATTTCAATTGCTGGGGAGATGGTTGAGCAACTTGATCTTTCGCATGAAGATGTCTCTGTCATAGCGGAGTTAATTGATAACTTGATCATGAAGCTAGTACCTGGCTGGAAACCTTCATCAGAAGGTTCATCATGTGGAACAAATAGTTCGTGTGGGGATCAGCCTGCACGGCAAAATGTTGTCTCACATTTTGCACATGCGGAGGACCGACATAACCAAGCATCAATGATTTTAGATACTTCGGCTACCTCAGCTGAGTATGGTGTCCCTACTGCCTCAGGTGCCAGTAATGTCAAAGTTATGGAGTCGGCTAAATACAGTTCTGATGAATGCTGTAAAGCTTCAGATGGTTACGGTTCCGGTCCTGATTGTATGGTTCAGGGTGCGGCCAGGGAGAAGAGTTGCGAAGCTGATTCTGGTGATTCAGTTGTGATGAATGAGGTACGCCCCGACATGTCAAGCATTTGTTCCTTATCTGAGCTGTCTCTAGCAAATAAAGATCGATACAATGAGCAAAAGGGGGAGCTTGTTGCTATTGATAGGCAGTACCATCGATGCCTTCTCGAGCTCTTGAGGTTGAGGGAGGAAGAAATTCAGAGTGCAAAGAAGAGGTGGATAGCGAAAAAGAAAATAGCTGTTAATTGA
- the LOC137710354 gene encoding serine/threonine-protein kinase WNK8-like isoform X1 — protein sequence MDSCSGFVGGNSGCDDGGVVEKDPTGQYLRYDELLGRGAFKIAYKAFDEEEGIEVAWCQVNIKEVLQSPEQLERLYSEVYLLKSLKHQNIVKFHNSWVDDKNRTINIITELFTSGTLRQLVLLTFFHVSCFYLAYLLQMLTVFVLGLRYRKKHKNVDMKAIKNWARQILRGLHYLHSHNPPIIHRDLKCDNIFVNGNTGEIKIGDLGLAIVMQQPTAHSVIGTPEFMAPELYDEEYNELVDIYSFGMCMLEMVTCEYPYSECKNPAQIYKKVTSGVKPASLNKVDNPQVKEFIEKCLVPASMRLSAVELLKDPFLAPDNLKEPNCVILQSEKMVNLPHPEARPMDIDTNYQKCPVGSCGRSPNENSNPSVLELQSLTENNEFRLRATKNADNTVSLTLRIADTCGRVRNIHFEFYLESDTSISIAGEMVEQLDLSHEDVSVIAELIDNLIMKLVPGWKPSSEGSSCGTNSSCGDQPARQNVVSHFAHAEDRHNQASMILDTSATSAEYGVPTASGASNVKVMESAKYSSDECCKASDGYGSGPDCMVQGAAREKSCEADSGDSVVMNEVRPDMSSICSLSELSLANKDRYNEQKGELVAIDRQYHRCLLELLRLREEEIQSAKKRWIAKKKIAVN from the exons ATGGATTCCTGTAGTGGTTTTGTTGGTGGGAATTCTGGTTGCGACGATGGTGGCGTTGTAGAGAAAGATCCGACTGGGCAATACTTGCGG TATGACGAATTACTGGGGAGGGGAGCATTCAAGATTGC ATACAAGGCATTCGATGAGGAAGAAGGAATAGAAGTAGCCTGGTGCCAAGTGAATATCAAGGAGGTGTTGCAGTCTCCGGAACAACTGGAGAGATTGTATTCCGAGGTTTATCTGCTGAAGTcgttaaaacatcaaaacattgtGAAGTTCCATAACTCTTGGGTGGATGATAAGAACAGGACCATCAACATAATAACAGAGCTGTTCACTTCTGGGACTTTGAGGCAGTTAGTTTTGCTGACTTTTTTTCATGTTTCATGTTTTTACTTGGCGTACCTTCTTCAAATGCTAACCGTTTTTGTTCTGGGATTAAGGTATCGAAAGAAGCATAAGAATGTCGATATGAAGGCCATTAAGAACTGGGCAAGGCAGATTCTTCGAGGATTGCACTATCTGCATTCTCACAATCCTCCAATTATTCATAGAGATTTGAAATGTGACAACATTTTTGTCAATGGAAATACTGGAGAAATTAAAATCGGAGATCTTGGATTGGCAATAGTCATGCAGCAGCCTACTGCTCATAGTGTTATTGGCACCCCTGAATTCATGGCTCCAGAGCTTTATGACGAGGAATACAATGAATTAGTCGACATCTATTCTTTTGGCATGTGCATGTTAGAAATGGTTACTTGTGAATACCCTTATAGTGAATGTAAAAATCCGGCACAAATTTATAAGAAGGTTACCTCT GGTGTAAAGCCCGCTTCACTCAATAAAGTGGACAATCCTCAAGTCAAGGAGTTCATAGAGAAGTGTCTAGTTCCAGCATCTATGAGATTGAGTGCGGTGGAACTCTTGAAAGATCCATTCCTTGCACCTGACAATTTGAAGGAGCCGAATTGTGTTATTTTACAGTCAGAAAAGATGGTGAACTTGCCACACCCCGAAGCTCGTCCTATGGACATAGATACTAACTACCAGAAGTGCCCTGTTGGATCTTGTGGAAGAAGTCCCAATGAAAATTCTAACCCTTCAGTTCTGGAGTTACAGAGTTTAACTGAGAATAATGAGTTCAGGTTAAGAGCAACCAAAAATGCTGATAACACCGTCTCATTAACTTTGCGCATTGCTGATACATGTG GTCGTGTGAGGAATATCCATTTTGAGTTCTATCTGGAGTCTGATACCTCAATTTCAATTGCTGGGGAGATGGTTGAGCAACTTGATCTTTCGCATGAAGATGTCTCTGTCATAGCGGAGTTAATTGATAACTTGATCATGAAGCTAGTACCTGGCTGGAAACCTTCATCAGAAGGTTCATCATGTGGAACAAATAGTTCGTGTGGGGATCAGCCTGCACGGCAAAATGTTGTCTCACATTTTGCACATGCGGAGGACCGACATAACCAAGCATCAATGATTTTAGATACTTCGGCTACCTCAGCTGAGTATGGTGTCCCTACTGCCTCAGGTGCCAGTAATGTCAAAGTTATGGAGTCGGCTAAATACAGTTCTGATGAATGCTGTAAAGCTTCAGATGGTTACGGTTCCGGTCCTGATTGTATGGTTCAGGGTGCGGCCAGGGAGAAGAGTTGCGAAGCTGATTCTGGTGATTCAGTTGTGATGAATGAGGTACGCCCCGACATGTCAAGCATTTGTTCCTTATCTGAGCTGTCTCTAGCAAATAAAGATCGATACAATGAGCAAAAGGGGGAGCTTGTTGCTATTGATAGGCAGTACCATCGATGCCTTCTCGAGCTCTTGAGGTTGAGGGAGGAAGAAATTCAGAGTGCAAAGAAGAGGTGGATAGCGAAAAAGAAAATAGCTGTTAATTGA
- the LOC137710103 gene encoding probable WRKY transcription factor 26, with translation MSSFEDNQQVIDWQQQQNSLAEALKSPQQSLNFNKYFNLPTEKAGLESEIELAQPGFCPDILTGIAYLRSGQHDDAPEPDYINRTQSSQHVSQLKSDDGFNWRKYGQKQVEGSKYPRSYYKCTFHNCPTKKKVERSLNGEITEIVYKGSHNHPKPQSTRQSTSRPIQGSSYGLSDQLAPKISNPKVESAKTPDDLEQNCPISNSGVEDEKEPVAKEWDVGNANDQTTHTFSASGSSIVKEPRIVVQTVSEIDLLDDGYKWRKYGQKVVKGNFSSKLSLQANTSPTRLLILFNCFPICRAYYKCAYTGCPVRKHVERSPHDSRSGITTYEVKHNHDVPAARYSDIYSAPKEGASEHQSQSLLGGLDVLDVHATEDAIKKTLVESEQELLNEGNVVVSDCN, from the exons ATGAGTAGCTTCGAAGACAACCAGCAAGTAATAGACTGGCAGCAGCAGCAAAACTCTTTG GCAGAGGCACTGAAAAGCCCGCAGCAGTCACTGAATTTCAACAAGTACTTTAATTTGCCAACAGAGAAGGCAGGACTTGAGTCTGAAATTGAATTAGCACAACCGGGTTTCTGCCCAGACATTCTCACGGGCATTGCATATTTGCGGAGTGGGCAACATGACGATGCTCCAGAGCCTGATTACATAAATAGAACTCAATCGTCTCAGCATGTTAGCCAACTAAAGTCTGATGATGGGTTTAACTGGAGAAAGTATGGGCAAAAACAAGTGGAAGGTAGTAAATATCCGCGTAGTTATTACAAGTGTACATTTCACAATTgcccaacaaagaaaaaggttgAGAGATCATTGAATGGAGAGATTACTGAAATCGTATACAAGGGAAGTCACAACCATCCTAAGCCCCAGTCTACAAGACAATCAACCTCTCGACCAATTCAGGGTTCTTCATACGGACTCTCTGATCAATTGGCCCCAAAAATATCCAACCCAAAAGTTGAATCAGCCAAAACGCCGGATGATTTGGAACAAAATTGTCCAATCAGTAATTCAGGAGTTGAAGATGAAAAAGAGCCCGTCGCCAAAGAATG GGATGTAGGAAATGCAAATGATCAGACAACTCATACCTTTTCTGCTTCTGGGAGTAGCATTGTAAAAGAACCAAGAATTGTGGTGCAGACAGTAAGTGAAATTGATCTTCTGGATGATGGATATAAGTGGAGGAAATATGGACAGAAAGTAGTGAAGGGAAATTTTTCTTCCAAG CTTTCATTACAAGCAAACACTTCCCCAACTCGGCTGCTTATCCTTTTCAACTGTTTTCCAATCTGTAGGGCCTACTACAAATGCGCGTATACAGGTTGTCCGGTGAGGAAACATGTGGAGCGATCACCGCATGACTCAAGGTCCGGGATCACCACATATGAAGTGAAACACAACCACGATGTTCCTGCAGCACGCTATAGTGACATTTATAGTGCTCCAAAAGAAGGTGCTTCCGAACACCAATCTCAATCTTTACTAGGCGGATTAGATGTATTAGACGTGCATGCAACAGAGGATGCCATAAAAAAGACACTGGTTGAATCAGAGCAAGAGTTGCTAAATGAAGGGAATGTTGTGGTATCAGATTGCAATTAA